A genomic region of Pseudomonas sp. MPC6 contains the following coding sequences:
- the rplU gene encoding 50S ribosomal protein L21 codes for MSYAVIVTGGKQYKVAPGEYLKIEKLEIATGESVTFDRVLLVANGDDVNIGAPVVAGATVVAEVISQGRHDKVRIIKFRRRKHHMKRMGHRQWYTEIKITGIQA; via the coding sequence ATGTCGTACGCAGTAATTGTTACTGGTGGCAAGCAATACAAGGTCGCCCCAGGTGAATACCTGAAGATCGAAAAACTGGAAATCGCTACCGGCGAATCCGTTACTTTTGATCGCGTTCTGTTGGTCGCCAATGGCGATGACGTGAACATCGGCGCTCCAGTTGTTGCTGGCGCTACCGTTGTGGCTGAAGTGATCTCCCAAGGTCGTCACGATAAAGTCCGCATCATCAAGTTCCGTCGTCGTAAGCACCACATGAAGCGTATGGGCCACCGCCAGTGGTACACCGAGATCAAAATCACCGGTATTCAGGCTTAA
- the rpsT gene encoding 30S ribosomal protein S20 has protein sequence MANTPSAKKRAKQAEKRRSHNASLRSMVRTYIKNVVKAIDAKDAEKAQAAYVLAVPVIDRMADKGIIHKNKAARHKSRLNGHVKALNLAVAA, from the coding sequence GTGGCCAACACACCTTCCGCCAAAAAACGTGCAAAACAGGCTGAGAAGCGTCGCAGCCACAACGCCAGCCTGCGTTCCATGGTTCGTACCTACATCAAGAATGTAGTTAAGGCCATTGACGCAAAAGACGCTGAAAAAGCCCAAGCTGCTTACGTTCTGGCCGTGCCAGTTATCGACCGTATGGCCGATAAAGGCATCATCCACAAGAACAAGGCCGCTCGTCATAAGAGCCGCCTGAACGGTCACGTCAAGGCTCTGAACCTTGCTGTAGCCGCATAA
- a CDS encoding CreA family protein: MRVAKGWLGLLLAMPLLASAEEIGQVSTVFKFVGPNDRIVVEAFDDPKVEGVTCYLSRAKTGGVKGGLGLAEDRAEASIACRQVGPISFKGELKDGDEVFKERTSLVFKTMQVVRFLDKKRNTLVYLVYSDRLIEGSPQNAVTAIPILPWAHVQ, from the coding sequence ATGCGCGTGGCAAAAGGATGGTTGGGCCTGCTGTTGGCGATGCCGCTGCTGGCCTCGGCCGAGGAAATCGGTCAGGTGTCGACGGTGTTCAAGTTTGTCGGCCCGAACGACCGTATAGTCGTCGAGGCATTCGACGACCCGAAGGTGGAAGGCGTGACCTGCTACCTGTCGCGCGCCAAGACGGGCGGGGTGAAGGGCGGTCTGGGGCTGGCCGAAGATCGCGCCGAGGCGTCGATTGCTTGCCGTCAGGTCGGGCCGATCAGCTTCAAGGGTGAGCTGAAGGATGGCGACGAGGTGTTCAAGGAGCGCACGTCGCTGGTGTTCAAGACCATGCAGGTGGTGCGCTTCCTCGACAAGAAACGCAATACCCTGGTGTATCTGGTGTACAGCGATCGCTTGATTGAAGGCAGTCCGCAGAATGCGGTCACTGCAATCCCGATCTTGCCGTGGGCGCACGTTCAATAA
- a CDS encoding TIGR00645 family protein: MERFIENAMYASRWLLAPIYFGLSLGLLALALKFFQEVFHVIPNVFSMAESDLILVLLSLIDMALVGGLLVMVMISGYENFVSQLDIDDHKEKLNWLGTMDSSSLKMKVAASIVAISSIHLLRIFMDAKNVDPEHLQWYVIIHMTFVVSAFAMGYLDKLTKH, translated from the coding sequence ATGGAACGCTTTATCGAAAATGCAATGTATGCCTCCCGCTGGCTGCTGGCGCCGATCTATTTCGGTCTGTCCCTTGGGCTGTTGGCCCTGGCGCTGAAATTCTTTCAGGAAGTGTTTCACGTCATCCCCAACGTGTTCTCGATGGCCGAATCGGACCTGATTCTGGTGCTGCTGTCGCTGATCGATATGGCGCTCGTTGGCGGCTTGCTGGTGATGGTGATGATTTCCGGCTACGAGAACTTCGTGTCTCAACTGGATATCGACGACCACAAAGAAAAGCTCAACTGGCTGGGCACCATGGATTCGTCTTCGTTGAAGATGAAAGTGGCGGCCTCCATCGTGGCGATTTCCTCCATCCATCTGCTGCGGATCTTCATGGATGCCAAGAACGTCGACCCCGAGCATTTGCAGTGGTACGTGATCATTCACATGACCTTCGTGGTCTCGGCTTTTGCCATGGGTTACCTGGATAAGCTGACCAAGCACTGA
- a CDS encoding polyprenyl synthetase family protein, whose protein sequence is MQPQAFYRAVADDFKAVDGIIKKQLTSRVPLVSKIGDYITSAGGKRLRPLLVLLCGKALGREGDDMRLLAATIEFLHTATLLHDDVVDMSGMRRGRSTANAMWGNAPSVLVGDFLYSRSFEMMVELGSMPVMKILSQATRIIAEGEVLQLSKVRDASTTEETYMEVIRGKTAMLFEASTHSAAALAGATPEQSEALRTFGDHLGVAFQLVDDLLDYKGDAETLGKNVGDDLAEGKPTLPLIYTMREGTPEQAALVRKAIQKGGIEDLESIREAVEASGSLEYTAQLARDYVTRAIKCLDALPASEYRDALVELSEFAVARTH, encoded by the coding sequence ATGCAACCCCAAGCTTTCTACCGCGCGGTGGCGGACGATTTCAAAGCCGTCGACGGCATCATCAAGAAGCAGCTGACGTCCCGAGTGCCGCTGGTGTCGAAAATCGGCGATTACATTACCTCGGCCGGCGGTAAGCGCCTGCGCCCGTTATTGGTGCTGCTGTGTGGCAAGGCCCTGGGTCGCGAAGGCGATGACATGCGCCTGCTGGCCGCGACTATCGAGTTCCTGCACACCGCTACCCTGCTGCATGACGACGTGGTCGACATGTCCGGCATGCGCCGAGGCCGCTCGACCGCCAACGCCATGTGGGGCAACGCTCCGAGCGTGCTGGTCGGCGACTTCCTGTATTCGCGCTCCTTCGAAATGATGGTCGAACTGGGCTCCATGCCGGTGATGAAGATCCTTTCGCAAGCCACGCGGATCATCGCCGAAGGCGAAGTGTTGCAGCTGTCGAAGGTCCGTGACGCCAGCACCACCGAAGAAACCTACATGGAAGTCATCCGCGGCAAGACGGCGATGCTCTTCGAAGCCTCGACCCACAGTGCCGCGGCCCTGGCCGGAGCCACACCGGAGCAGAGTGAAGCGCTGCGCACCTTCGGCGATCACCTGGGTGTCGCCTTCCAGCTGGTCGATGACCTGCTGGACTACAAAGGGGACGCAGAGACCCTCGGCAAGAACGTCGGTGACGATCTGGCCGAAGGCAAGCCGACCCTGCCGCTGATCTACACCATGCGCGAAGGGACGCCGGAACAGGCCGCCCTGGTGCGCAAGGCGATCCAGAAAGGTGGCATCGAAGACCTGGAAAGCATCCGCGAGGCCGTTGAAGCGTCCGGCTCCCTCGAGTACACCGCGCAGCTAGCCCGCGACTACGTGACCCGTGCGATCAAATGCCTCGACGCGCTGCCTGCCAGCGAGTACCGGGATGCGCTGGTCGAGCTAAGTGAATTTGCAGTAGCCCGCACGCACTGA
- the cgtA gene encoding Obg family GTPase CgtA gives MKFVDEVSIRVKAGDGGNGCMSFRREKFIENGGPNGGDGGDGGSVYMIADENLNTLVDYRYTRHFDAERGSNGGSTDCTGKKGEELVLRVPVGTTVIDAGTQEVIGDLTKAGQKLLVAHGGWHGLGNTRFKSSTNRAPRQTTPGKPGEARDLKLEMKVLADVGLLGLPNAGKSTFIRSVSAAKPKVADYPFTTLVPNLGVVSVDRWKSFVVADIPGLIEGASDGAGLGIRFLKHLSRTRLLLHLVDMAPLDDASAPDAAEVIVSELTKFSPSLAERDRWLVLNKCDQILEEEHDARVKEIVDRLEWTGPVYVISAISKLGTERLCHDIMRYMEDRADRLANDPVYKEELADLDQRIEDEARAQLQALDDQRALRRSGVKSVHDIGDDDWDEEDVDDEDGPEIIYVRD, from the coding sequence ATGAAGTTTGTTGATGAAGTATCGATTCGAGTAAAGGCCGGTGACGGCGGCAACGGTTGCATGAGCTTCCGTCGCGAGAAATTCATTGAAAATGGCGGCCCGAACGGCGGCGACGGTGGTGATGGCGGCTCGGTCTACATGATCGCCGACGAAAACCTCAACACCCTGGTGGACTACCGTTACACCCGGCACTTCGATGCCGAGCGTGGTTCCAACGGCGGCAGCACCGACTGCACCGGCAAGAAAGGTGAAGAGCTGGTGCTGCGTGTACCGGTCGGCACCACTGTTATCGACGCGGGCACCCAGGAAGTGATCGGCGACCTGACCAAGGCTGGTCAGAAGCTGCTGGTGGCTCATGGCGGCTGGCACGGTCTGGGCAACACCCGTTTCAAGTCCAGTACCAACCGCGCTCCGCGTCAGACCACTCCGGGCAAGCCGGGTGAGGCGCGTGACCTCAAGCTGGAAATGAAGGTGTTGGCTGACGTCGGCCTGCTGGGCTTGCCGAATGCTGGCAAAAGTACCTTCATTCGGTCGGTGTCGGCTGCCAAGCCGAAAGTCGCCGACTACCCGTTCACCACGCTGGTGCCGAACCTTGGCGTGGTCAGCGTCGATCGCTGGAAGAGCTTCGTGGTCGCGGATATTCCGGGTCTGATCGAAGGCGCTTCCGATGGCGCGGGCCTGGGGATTCGCTTCCTCAAGCACTTGTCGCGTACCCGTTTGCTGCTGCACCTCGTCGACATGGCGCCACTGGATGACGCCAGTGCCCCGGATGCGGCCGAAGTGATCGTCAGCGAGCTGACCAAGTTCAGCCCGTCCCTGGCCGAGCGCGACCGTTGGCTGGTGCTGAACAAGTGCGACCAGATCCTTGAAGAAGAGCACGACGCTCGCGTCAAGGAAATCGTCGACCGCCTGGAGTGGACGGGTCCGGTCTACGTGATCTCGGCCATCTCCAAGCTGGGTACCGAGCGTCTGTGCCACGACATCATGCGCTACATGGAAGATCGTGCCGATCGCCTGGCTAACGACCCCGTCTACAAGGAAGAGCTGGCCGATCTCGATCAGCGCATCGAAGACGAGGCCCGTGCCCAGTTGCAGGCCCTGGATGACCAGCGCGCCCTGCGCCGCAGCGGTGTGAAGTCGGTCCATGACATCGGCGACGATGATTGGGATGAAGAAGATGTGGATGACGAAGACGGTCCGGAAATCATTTACGTGCGTGACTGA
- a CDS encoding zinc ribbon domain-containing protein YjdM, translating into MSTLPPCPKCNSEYTYEDGAQLICPECAHEWSAGGEVEAASDDTVKKDSVGNVLQDGDTITVIKDLKVKGTSLVVKVGTKVKNIRLCDGDHDIDCKIDGIGPMKLKSEFVRKV; encoded by the coding sequence GTGAGCACGTTGCCACCCTGCCCGAAATGCAATTCCGAATACACCTACGAAGACGGCGCACAGCTGATCTGCCCCGAGTGCGCCCACGAGTGGTCCGCCGGCGGCGAAGTGGAAGCAGCGTCCGATGACACCGTGAAAAAGGATTCGGTCGGTAACGTCCTGCAGGATGGCGACACCATCACCGTGATCAAGGACCTCAAGGTCAAGGGCACATCGCTGGTGGTCAAGGTCGGCACCAAGGTCAAGAACATCCGCCTGTGCGATGGCGATCACGACATCGACTGCAAGATCGACGGCATCGGCCCGATGAAACTCAAATCCGAGTTCGTCAGAAAAGTCTGA
- a CDS encoding DUF6482 family protein → MNLQELSAYAIAGKVEELNLISMEGGIYLLEARMHGAAYPLSDARGQAFHLRSVEHAREVLHAFPTLPFNLVHTSVHDEMCGLVASSEESLKVPIAFRTGWQH, encoded by the coding sequence ATGAACCTGCAAGAATTGAGTGCTTATGCCATCGCCGGCAAAGTCGAAGAGCTCAACCTGATCTCGATGGAAGGGGGGATCTATCTGCTGGAAGCGCGCATGCACGGTGCGGCTTATCCCCTGAGCGATGCACGAGGCCAGGCCTTTCACCTGCGTTCGGTCGAGCACGCCCGTGAAGTGCTGCATGCCTTTCCCACCTTGCCGTTCAACCTTGTGCACACCTCAGTGCATGACGAAATGTGCGGGCTCGTTGCCAGTTCGGAAGAAAGCCTGAAGGTACCGATCGCCTTCCGTACCGGGTGGCAGCACTGA
- the rpmA gene encoding 50S ribosomal protein L27 — protein MAHKKAGGSTRNGRDSEAKRLGVKMYGGQVIIPGNIIVRQRGTQFHAGYGVGMGKDHTLFAKIDGVIKFEVKGAFNRRYVSIVPKTDVVAA, from the coding sequence ATGGCACACAAAAAAGCTGGTGGTAGTACCCGTAACGGTCGCGACTCAGAAGCCAAACGCCTTGGCGTGAAGATGTATGGCGGCCAGGTTATCATTCCGGGCAACATCATCGTGCGTCAGCGCGGCACCCAATTCCACGCCGGTTACGGTGTTGGCATGGGTAAAGATCACACTCTGTTCGCTAAAATCGACGGCGTGATCAAGTTTGAAGTAAAAGGCGCTTTCAATCGCCGTTACGTAAGCATTGTCCCGAAGACTGACGTCGTCGCGGCATAA
- the proB gene encoding glutamate 5-kinase has translation MRSKVAGAQRWVVKIGSALLTADGKGLDRAAMGVWVEQMVALHEAGVELVLVSSGAVAAGMSRLGWTVRPSAMHELQAAAAIGQMGLVQAWESSFAEHGRHTAQILLTHDDLSDRKRYLNARSTLRALVELKVIPVINENDTVVTDEIRFGDNDTLAALVANLVEADLLVILTDRDGMFDADPRNNPDASLIYEARADDPALDAVAGSTGGALGRGGMQTKLRAARLAARSGAHTIIVGGRLERVLDRLKAGERIGTLLSPERGLLAARKQWLAGHLQTRGTLVLDAGAVTALSQGNKSLLPVGVKLVQGSFRRGEMVVCVAPDGREIARGLANYSALEAQKIIGQSSEAIVGLLGYMAEPELVHRDNLILV, from the coding sequence ATGCGGAGCAAGGTGGCAGGTGCGCAGCGTTGGGTCGTGAAAATCGGCAGCGCTTTGCTGACGGCGGACGGCAAGGGCCTGGATCGCGCGGCAATGGGGGTCTGGGTCGAGCAGATGGTGGCGTTGCATGAGGCTGGCGTCGAGCTGGTGCTGGTGTCTTCCGGGGCGGTAGCGGCGGGCATGAGCCGCCTGGGCTGGACCGTGCGACCCAGTGCGATGCACGAGTTGCAGGCGGCTGCCGCCATCGGCCAGATGGGCCTGGTGCAGGCCTGGGAGTCGAGCTTTGCCGAGCATGGCCGGCATACCGCGCAGATTCTCCTGACGCACGATGACCTGTCTGACCGCAAACGCTACCTGAACGCCCGCAGCACCTTGCGTGCGCTGGTCGAACTCAAGGTTATCCCGGTCATCAACGAGAACGATACCGTGGTCACCGATGAGATTCGATTCGGCGACAATGACACTCTTGCGGCGCTGGTGGCCAATCTGGTCGAAGCTGACTTGCTGGTGATCCTCACCGATCGCGATGGCATGTTCGATGCCGACCCGCGTAACAATCCCGATGCCAGCCTGATTTACGAAGCCCGTGCCGATGACCCGGCGCTGGATGCGGTGGCCGGCAGTACCGGTGGTGCGCTGGGGCGCGGTGGCATGCAGACCAAATTGCGCGCTGCGCGACTGGCGGCGCGCTCCGGTGCGCACACGATCATTGTGGGCGGGCGCCTGGAGCGGGTGCTGGATCGCCTCAAGGCGGGCGAGCGCATCGGCACCTTGCTGTCGCCTGAGCGCGGCCTGCTGGCGGCGCGCAAGCAATGGCTGGCCGGGCACCTGCAGACCCGCGGCACGCTGGTGCTGGATGCTGGCGCGGTGACGGCGTTGTCCCAGGGCAACAAAAGTTTGCTGCCGGTGGGCGTCAAGCTGGTCCAGGGTAGCTTCCGACGTGGTGAAATGGTGGTCTGCGTTGCGCCGGACGGTCGTGAAATCGCCCGTGGCCTGGCCAACTACAGCGCGCTGGAGGCACAAAAAATCATCGGTCAATCGTCTGAGGCGATTGTCGGTCTGTTGGGTTACATGGCAGAGCCGGAACTGGTTCACCGCGATAACCTGATCCTGGTCTGA
- a CDS encoding FKBP-type peptidyl-prolyl cis-trans isomerase yields MSEVNLSTDETRVSYGIGRQLGDQLRDNPPPGVNLDAILAGLTDAFAGKPSRVGQEEMSASFKVIREIMQAEAAAKAEAAAGEGLAFLAENAKRDGITTLASGLQFEVLTAGEGAKPSREDSVRTHYHGTLIDGTVFDSSYDRGQPAEFPVGGVIAGWTEALQLMNAGSKWRLYVPSELAYGAQGVGSIPPHSVLVFDVELLDVL; encoded by the coding sequence ATGTCCGAAGTAAATCTGTCCACCGACGAAACCCGCGTCAGCTACGGTATTGGCCGTCAGCTGGGCGACCAACTGCGCGACAATCCGCCACCGGGCGTCAACCTGGATGCGATCCTGGCAGGTCTGACCGACGCTTTCGCCGGCAAGCCAAGCCGTGTGGGCCAGGAAGAAATGTCCGCCAGCTTCAAGGTCATCCGCGAAATCATGCAAGCCGAAGCGGCAGCCAAGGCTGAAGCAGCGGCAGGCGAAGGCCTGGCCTTCCTGGCTGAAAACGCCAAGCGCGATGGCATCACTACCCTGGCTTCCGGCCTGCAATTTGAAGTGTTGACCGCAGGTGAAGGCGCCAAGCCATCCCGTGAAGACAGCGTGCGCACTCACTACCACGGCACGCTGATCGACGGCACTGTGTTCGACAGCTCCTACGATCGTGGCCAGCCTGCAGAATTCCCGGTTGGCGGCGTAATCGCTGGCTGGACCGAAGCCCTGCAACTGATGAACGCCGGCAGCAAATGGCGTCTGTACGTGCCGAGCGAATTGGCTTATGGCGCTCAAGGCGTTGGCAGCATTCCACCGCACAGCGTACTGGTATTCGACGTCGAACTGCTCGACGTTCTGTAA